In one Candidatus Hydrogenedentota bacterium genomic region, the following are encoded:
- a CDS encoding DUF5011 domain-containing protein, whose translation MGKSAAVFVVKALLSAIPVLCALSAPAATLTVTSTASEGPGTLREAIETSNSNGEADTILFSLSPGASIAVDSVLPQLTEGATTINGDLAVTLSGELLTGGEIGLIIASPNNTIENLAIVDFPADGIAIGGATATGNIVRGCNIGNDGATARSNGRDGIRISLGASDNTIGGDSPADRNIISGNGRHGVFITRERGLVEEALDNRIGGNYIGTDASGTLPLPNGDCGIRLQGGVRGTAIGGLDAGQANVISGNGVDGIRISDDGARLNLIQGNAIGVNASGTEAIPNRVAGVRIGAGASANLIGGADAGAGNIISGNGRDGIAIHGPGTDLNVVRANFIGLDASGQDPIPNGARGIDITFGASNNAVGGPDSNQRNVISGNAGEGIRLQGVATTGNVIQGNFIGPDIDGGSLESNAVGILIRQGANANRIGGSGPGEGNTIAKNSGIGIVVDGPASLGNHISHSTFEGNRLEAIRLLNGGNAELARPVITALAPLAGEAIAAGTVELFADEENEGEIFITALEVAGGAFTADVDLQPYQGMNLTATLTDAGGNTSPFSLPVAIPDTTPPVITLNGPETLNLECGTPYREFGATVEDNVDGEITSLLQISGGVNEAALGDYFITYSVTDANGNNTQLIRTVTVEDSTAPVLTLEDSPRLSVAIGGAYIEPGALADDVCEGALDGSVVIGGDTVDPNTPGEYLVTYTVEDSSGNSAQRVRTVTVVNGIPPLITLNGDTEVIVECTVGFFEDPGATAESGGSGDPLDGVVVGGDVVDITQRGTYIITYDIIEDNGFAELPATQLRRRVIVADEGAPGIIMNGPDVIELECGDLLEDPGATGADDCDGETTVTKTITAADGKRYNKEIVEPGEFTITYETTDSSGNSADVVTRTVLVGDSEAPEMDLVGPERITVLAGTPVTDLGAIAEDQCGGDLTESINIGGDTVDTNTPGVYEVTFVSEDNAGNTAPTVAREVVVLDEVQVDAAELNAPDPLGTAGQPFGRVRDALLLALELFEEEREIGIRLAAGNYAETVEFAPNIRIAGANPGAPESTVIEPDPATLDEVGAVLLDATAGGALQDLTVRMPENGPADGAILVRADSESLVLENVVVDGREPGANLGVQISGLESSASVLQNCTIENVSCGVMTQDTAVNITGNTFRGIAGEAIRILAPALKGDVLAPLPVLGDVNDLENTGSNTFEATGGKYIVNESGQTLKAEANDWGTDDYFAIEAGMEGPVDFTPYRLTSNATLLTVTVAVAVENESTQAPITNATVRVQPPNFPDITQNDNGVYVFPALPPTDYTFFAAANGFEENSAEVRDPQLIDEATILLSASDSTPPDITVLNNNDGANIVNCASGPYADPGATADDNIDGAVDVVTAGAVNTTVPGEYVLTYTAIDLAGNESVAQRTVVVLDNCSGEGEGEGEGEGEGEGEGEGEGEGEGEGEGEGEGEGEGEGEGEGEGEGEGELNLDQIAQLLIDAFVASDTNEDDLLSIGEARAAYPQLTDGDFDTLDLNGDGFLSLAELNAQLEPGTGCCEADNTSAKLQHYLGDLFLMGVALMTLSAWTGVTRKS comes from the coding sequence ATGGGCAAATCTGCTGCCGTGTTCGTTGTCAAGGCTCTCTTGAGCGCGATTCCGGTGCTCTGCGCCCTGAGCGCACCCGCCGCGACCCTTACGGTTACCTCCACGGCTTCGGAAGGACCGGGAACGCTCCGCGAGGCCATCGAAACCTCCAACAGCAATGGCGAAGCGGATACCATCCTCTTCTCCCTGAGCCCGGGCGCCTCGATCGCGGTGGACAGTGTCCTGCCTCAGTTGACCGAGGGCGCCACAACCATCAACGGCGATCTCGCCGTTACACTCAGCGGCGAACTCCTGACCGGGGGCGAGATCGGCCTCATCATCGCCTCCCCCAACAACACCATCGAGAACCTCGCCATCGTGGACTTTCCCGCCGACGGCATCGCCATTGGCGGCGCAACGGCCACGGGCAATATCGTGCGGGGTTGCAACATCGGCAACGACGGCGCTACGGCGCGCAGCAACGGACGGGATGGCATCCGAATCAGTCTCGGAGCCTCGGACAACACCATCGGAGGCGACAGCCCCGCCGATCGCAACATCATCTCGGGCAATGGACGCCACGGTGTCTTCATCACGAGAGAACGGGGTCTGGTTGAGGAAGCCCTCGACAATCGCATCGGAGGCAATTACATCGGCACCGACGCATCGGGAACCCTCCCCCTGCCCAACGGCGACTGCGGGATTCGCCTCCAGGGCGGCGTGCGCGGCACCGCCATCGGCGGCCTCGACGCGGGCCAGGCCAACGTCATCTCCGGAAACGGAGTAGACGGCATTCGCATTTCCGACGACGGAGCCAGACTCAATCTCATTCAGGGAAACGCCATCGGCGTCAATGCGAGCGGAACCGAGGCCATTCCCAACCGGGTCGCCGGCGTGCGCATCGGGGCCGGCGCTTCCGCCAATCTTATCGGCGGCGCGGATGCCGGTGCGGGCAACATTATCTCGGGCAACGGGCGCGATGGCATCGCCATCCACGGGCCCGGCACGGACCTGAATGTCGTTCGGGCCAATTTCATCGGCCTCGACGCCTCCGGACAGGACCCCATCCCCAATGGGGCGCGGGGAATCGACATCACCTTCGGCGCATCGAATAACGCCGTGGGCGGTCCCGACTCGAACCAGCGCAATGTTATCTCCGGAAACGCCGGTGAGGGCATTCGCCTCCAGGGCGTCGCCACCACGGGCAACGTGATCCAGGGCAATTTCATCGGCCCCGATATCGACGGCGGCAGCCTGGAAAGCAATGCCGTCGGCATCCTGATCCGCCAGGGCGCAAACGCCAACCGCATCGGCGGCTCGGGCCCCGGCGAAGGCAACACCATTGCAAAGAACAGCGGTATCGGGATCGTCGTCGATGGCCCGGCAAGCCTCGGCAATCACATCAGCCATTCCACCTTCGAAGGCAACCGCCTCGAAGCTATTCGCCTGCTGAACGGCGGCAATGCCGAACTGGCCCGCCCCGTCATAACCGCACTCGCCCCCCTGGCCGGTGAGGCGATCGCCGCGGGAACCGTCGAGCTCTTCGCCGACGAGGAAAACGAAGGTGAAATCTTCATCACGGCCCTGGAAGTTGCGGGCGGCGCGTTTACCGCCGATGTCGACCTCCAGCCCTACCAGGGCATGAACCTCACCGCAACCCTGACCGACGCGGGCGGCAACACGTCTCCCTTCAGCCTCCCCGTAGCCATCCCGGACACGACCCCACCCGTCATTACGCTCAATGGCCCGGAGACCCTGAACCTCGAATGCGGAACGCCCTACCGGGAATTCGGCGCCACCGTGGAAGACAACGTGGACGGCGAGATTACCAGCCTCCTTCAAATCTCCGGCGGCGTGAATGAGGCGGCCCTCGGCGATTACTTCATCACCTACAGCGTTACCGACGCCAACGGCAACAACACCCAGCTCATACGAACCGTCACCGTCGAAGATTCCACCGCCCCGGTGCTCACGCTCGAAGACTCCCCCCGACTCTCCGTCGCCATCGGCGGCGCCTACATCGAACCCGGCGCCCTTGCCGATGACGTCTGCGAAGGCGCCCTGGACGGCAGCGTCGTCATTGGTGGCGACACCGTTGACCCCAATACGCCCGGGGAGTATCTCGTGACCTACACCGTCGAAGACAGCAGCGGCAATTCCGCCCAGCGCGTGCGGACCGTGACCGTCGTCAACGGGATTCCACCCCTCATCACCCTCAACGGCGATACCGAGGTTATCGTCGAGTGTACCGTCGGCTTCTTCGAAGATCCCGGCGCGACCGCGGAATCGGGCGGCTCCGGCGATCCCCTCGACGGCGTCGTCGTAGGCGGCGACGTGGTCGATATCACCCAGCGCGGCACCTATATCATCACCTACGACATCATCGAAGACAACGGCTTCGCCGAACTGCCCGCAACCCAGCTCCGCCGACGCGTCATCGTCGCGGATGAAGGTGCCCCCGGCATCATCATGAACGGGCCGGACGTCATAGAGCTCGAATGCGGCGACCTCCTCGAAGATCCCGGCGCCACCGGCGCCGACGACTGCGATGGCGAAACCACTGTGACCAAAACCATCACCGCCGCGGACGGAAAACGCTACAACAAGGAAATTGTCGAGCCCGGAGAGTTCACCATAACCTACGAGACCACGGACAGCAGCGGAAACTCCGCCGATGTCGTCACGCGGACCGTACTCGTCGGCGACAGCGAAGCGCCTGAGATGGACCTCGTCGGCCCCGAACGTATCACCGTCCTCGCCGGCACACCCGTCACCGACCTCGGCGCCATTGCCGAGGACCAGTGCGGGGGCGATCTGACGGAGTCGATCAATATCGGCGGCGACACCGTCGATACCAATACCCCCGGAGTCTATGAAGTCACCTTCGTCAGTGAAGACAACGCCGGAAATACCGCCCCCACCGTCGCCCGCGAAGTCGTCGTCCTCGATGAAGTCCAGGTCGACGCGGCGGAACTGAACGCCCCCGACCCCCTCGGAACCGCCGGACAGCCCTTCGGCCGCGTCCGCGACGCCCTTCTACTCGCCCTCGAACTCTTCGAAGAGGAACGCGAGATTGGCATCCGCCTCGCCGCGGGAAACTACGCCGAAACGGTCGAGTTCGCCCCCAACATCCGCATCGCGGGCGCAAATCCGGGCGCGCCTGAGTCCACCGTAATTGAACCCGACCCCGCCACCCTCGACGAGGTGGGCGCGGTCCTCCTGGACGCCACAGCCGGCGGCGCGCTTCAGGATCTCACCGTCCGAATGCCGGAAAACGGACCCGCCGACGGCGCAATCCTCGTGCGTGCCGACAGCGAAAGCCTTGTACTCGAGAATGTCGTCGTGGATGGGCGCGAGCCGGGCGCCAATCTGGGCGTTCAAATTTCCGGCCTCGAATCCTCGGCTTCGGTCCTCCAGAATTGCACCATCGAAAACGTAAGCTGCGGCGTCATGACCCAGGACACCGCCGTAAACATCACGGGCAACACCTTCCGGGGCATCGCGGGCGAAGCCATCCGGATTCTCGCGCCCGCCCTGAAAGGTGATGTTCTCGCACCCCTCCCCGTGCTGGGCGACGTCAACGACCTCGAAAATACCGGGTCGAATACCTTTGAAGCCACCGGCGGGAAATACATCGTCAACGAGTCGGGTCAGACCCTCAAGGCCGAGGCGAACGATTGGGGTACAGATGACTATTTTGCCATCGAGGCCGGCATGGAAGGTCCCGTAGATTTCACACCCTACCGCCTCACCTCCAACGCCACCCTGCTCACCGTAACCGTCGCCGTGGCCGTGGAGAACGAATCCACCCAGGCGCCCATCACCAACGCCACAGTGCGGGTACAGCCGCCCAATTTCCCCGACATCACGCAGAATGACAATGGCGTTTACGTGTTTCCCGCCCTTCCACCAACGGACTACACTTTCTTCGCCGCCGCAAACGGATTCGAAGAAAACTCGGCCGAAGTGCGCGATCCGCAGCTTATCGATGAAGCCACCATTCTCCTCTCGGCAAGCGACTCGACACCGCCCGATATCACCGTGCTGAACAACAATGACGGCGCCAATATCGTGAACTGCGCCTCAGGCCCTTATGCCGATCCAGGCGCAACCGCCGACGATAATATCGACGGCGCAGTCGACGTGGTGACAGCCGGCGCTGTTAACACCACTGTTCCAGGTGAATATGTGCTGACCTACACGGCAATCGACCTGGCGGGCAACGAGTCCGTGGCCCAGCGTACCGTTGTCGTGCTGGACAATTGCAGCGGTGAAGGTGAAGGTGAAGGTGAAGGTGAAGGTGAAGGTGAAGGTGAAGGTGAAGGTGAAGGTGAAGGTGAAGGTGAAGGTGAAGGTGAAGGCGAAGGCGAAGGCGAAGGCGAAGGCGAAGGCGAAGGCGAAGGTGAAGGTGAAGGTGAATTGAATCTGGACCAGATCGCCCAATTGTTGATTGACGCGTTTGTCGCCTCCGATACAAACGAGGATGACCTGCTGTCAATTGGTGAGGCCCGAGCGGCATATCCGCAGTTGACCGACGGCGATTTTGATACCTTGGATCTCAACGGCGACGGGTTCCTGTCGTTGGCCGAGTTGAACGCACAACTTGAGCCGGGAACGGGCTGTTGCGAAGCGGATAACACTTCCGCGAAGCTCCAGCATTACCTGGGAGATCTCTTCCTGATGGGTGTCGCGTTGATGACGCTGAGCGCCTGGACAGGCGTCACGAGGAAAAGCTGA
- a CDS encoding EF-hand domain-containing protein — protein MTRKKLIVLAVGLFSAILPGVAAWAGTGSPEVVVLSPVKDGTLYENPQGATANGAGDYVFAGLTNNGAARRGLVAFDIAGAIPEGSEITDAVLTLNLSRVAVGIEGGLSIQLERVARDWGEGASDAGEPGGAGTLAVEGDATWIHTFFDSESWETPGGDRIGGTLASAQVLELGPYSWTGPDFVAEVQALLDAPAENFGWFILGDESQNGTASRFDSREHPTEANRPQLTITYIPPAAGEGEGEGEGEGEGEGEGEGEGEGEGEGEGEGEGEGEGEGEGEGEGEGEGEGEGEGEGEGEGEGEGEGEGEGEGEGEGEGEGEDPLKEAAQSLLDGFDTADGNHDGLLSFEEARLTVAGLTEGEFLTLDLSGNGMLSEDELREYLEVPTGCLGGAFGDASRNLADIFLMLLAALGLALWRQV, from the coding sequence ATGACCAGAAAGAAACTGATTGTCCTGGCGGTTGGACTTTTTTCGGCTATCCTGCCGGGCGTTGCCGCCTGGGCGGGGACCGGGAGTCCCGAAGTTGTCGTTTTGTCGCCGGTGAAAGACGGCACGCTTTACGAGAATCCCCAGGGCGCCACCGCGAATGGCGCGGGCGACTACGTGTTCGCGGGTCTGACGAACAATGGCGCGGCCCGCAGGGGCCTGGTCGCGTTTGACATCGCGGGCGCCATACCGGAAGGCTCCGAAATTACCGACGCGGTGTTGACGCTCAATCTCTCCCGAGTGGCCGTAGGCATCGAGGGAGGGCTCTCCATCCAACTGGAGCGAGTCGCTAGAGACTGGGGTGAGGGCGCATCCGACGCCGGTGAGCCGGGTGGCGCGGGAACGCTCGCCGTGGAGGGGGACGCCACCTGGATCCACACTTTTTTCGACTCAGAAAGCTGGGAGACGCCCGGTGGTGATCGGATCGGCGGCACCCTTGCTTCGGCTCAGGTGCTGGAGCTGGGGCCCTACTCGTGGACCGGTCCCGACTTCGTGGCCGAGGTTCAGGCATTGCTGGACGCACCCGCGGAGAACTTCGGGTGGTTCATCCTGGGTGATGAAAGCCAGAATGGCACCGCAAGTCGCTTTGATTCCAGGGAGCACCCGACGGAAGCCAATCGCCCGCAACTGACAATTACCTATATACCGCCGGCTGCGGGTGAAGGTGAAGGTGAAGGTGAAGGCGAAGGCGAAGGCGAAGGTGAAGGTGAAGGTGAAGGAGAAGGCGAAGGTGAAGGTGAAGGAGAAGGCGAAGGTGAAGGTGAAGGAGAAGGAGAAGGAGAAGGTGAAGGCGAAGGCGAAGGCGAAGGCGAAGGCGAAGGCGAAGGAGAAGGAGAAGGAGAAGGAGAAGGAGAAGGAGAAGGAGAAGGAGAAGGAGAAGGAGAAGGAGAAGGAGAAGGAGAAGATCCGCTCAAGGAAGCTGCTCAGTCGCTGTTGGATGGTTTCGACACAGCCGACGGTAACCATGACGGTCTCCTCTCATTCGAAGAGGCGCGACTCACCGTGGCGGGGCTGACCGAAGGGGAATTCCTCACACTCGATCTGAGCGGCAATGGCATGCTGAGCGAGGATGAACTGCGGGAGTATCTCGAAGTTCCCACAGGCTGCCTTGGCGGCGCCTTCGGCGATGCTTCCCGTAACCTGGCGGATATCTTCCTGATGCTTCTGGCGGCGCTGGGTCTCGCGCTCTGGCGTCAGGTCTGA
- the rplL gene encoding 50S ribosomal protein L7/L12, with product MSDKLNTIIDSIAELTVLELSELVKALEEKFGVTAAAPMMMGVMPAAGGGDDAGEAAGPTKFDVILKEHGSQKIAVIKLVKEMCGLGLKEAKDVVDGCPKAVKEGVSADEAKKLKEELEAAGAVVELKGV from the coding sequence ATGTCTGATAAGTTGAACACGATCATCGACAGCATCGCGGAACTGACCGTTCTCGAACTGAGCGAACTGGTGAAGGCCCTTGAAGAGAAGTTCGGCGTGACGGCCGCCGCCCCCATGATGATGGGCGTGATGCCCGCCGCCGGCGGTGGCGACGACGCTGGCGAAGCCGCCGGCCCGACCAAGTTCGACGTGATCCTGAAGGAACACGGCAGCCAGAAGATCGCGGTGATCAAGCTGGTGAAGGAAATGTGCGGCCTGGGCCTCAAGGAAGCCAAGGACGTCGTCGACGGCTGCCCGAAGGCTGTGAAGGAAGGCGTTTCCGCCGACGAAGCCAAGAAGCTGAAGGAAGAACTGGAAGCCGCCGGCGCCGTCGTCGAGCTGAAGGGCGTCTAA
- the rplJ gene encoding 50S ribosomal protein L10 has translation MARPEKIAAVSEMKERLEANQIAIATQYVGINVEKVTELRSQLRAAGVEFKVYKNTLARRALNELNIEGAADYMSGPTAWAFSNDPVAPAKILKDFAKKSPKVVMVGGVLNGKAVSGEQLKALASLPSREQLLGQVVGTIAAPLRNFVGVLNAVPRNLVGVIDAIEKKKAGENAA, from the coding sequence TTGGCAAGACCGGAAAAAATTGCTGCCGTATCCGAAATGAAGGAGCGGCTTGAAGCGAACCAGATCGCTATCGCCACGCAGTACGTGGGTATCAACGTGGAGAAGGTAACGGAACTTCGGAGTCAGCTTCGCGCCGCGGGCGTGGAGTTCAAGGTGTACAAGAACACCCTGGCCCGCCGCGCCCTCAACGAGCTCAACATCGAAGGCGCCGCGGATTACATGAGCGGCCCGACGGCGTGGGCCTTCTCGAACGATCCCGTTGCCCCGGCCAAGATCCTGAAAGACTTCGCGAAGAAGTCCCCGAAGGTGGTCATGGTGGGCGGCGTGCTGAACGGCAAAGCCGTCAGCGGCGAACAGCTCAAAGCCCTGGCGAGCCTGCCCTCGCGCGAGCAGCTTCTGGGCCAGGTGGTCGGAACGATCGCCGCGCCGCTGCGCAACTTCGTCGGCGTGCTCAATGCCGTCCCGCGCAATCTCGTGGGCGTTATCGACGCCATCGAAAAGAAAAAAGCCGGGGAGAACGCCGCCTGA
- a CDS encoding chemotaxis protein CheD, with the protein MLIRVEIGGLAISSDPEDNLISYALGSCVGVAMYDPVARIGGLIHAKLPIARDTRPELSGGPATCADLGTMRLLQGMYEAGAVKSRLLISLAGCGNPVKTITHDIGARNYTIVRKVLWKNGLLVHAEDVGGEKPRTITLHLGTGEVTISSLGETVRIA; encoded by the coding sequence ATGCTCATACGCGTTGAAATAGGCGGGCTGGCCATCTCCTCGGATCCGGAAGACAACCTCATTTCCTACGCCCTGGGCTCCTGTGTCGGTGTCGCCATGTACGATCCGGTCGCCAGAATCGGCGGATTGATTCACGCCAAATTGCCCATCGCACGGGATACCCGGCCCGAACTGTCCGGCGGGCCCGCAACCTGTGCCGATCTGGGCACTATGCGACTGCTTCAGGGGATGTACGAGGCCGGCGCGGTCAAGTCCAGGCTGCTGATCAGCCTCGCCGGGTGCGGAAATCCCGTCAAGACCATCACCCATGACATCGGGGCGCGAAATTACACCATCGTCCGCAAAGTGCTCTGGAAGAATGGACTGCTGGTCCACGCCGAGGACGTCGGCGGGGAAAAGCCGCGTACCATCACACTTCACCTCGGTACGGGCGAGGTGACCATCAGTTCGCTCGGGGAGACGGTGCGGATCGCGTGA
- a CDS encoding metallophosphoesterase family protein, with translation MNSIRNLACLTLLALALLAAGASHGEPLHTYLTYSGAPETSVDINIILPKEAESVDVYYDTEARAEASAYAHHVKAEYVQTPMELSDRRMVYVAALKDLTPGTVYHFMTSDEVGGPSKPRKFRTLPGGTAPFRFVNGGDMGVEGAVIPLLTLAGKQDPDFALIGGDIAYENGLIGGFATWDTWLKNWDTLMVTTDGRMIPIITAIGNHETNRYNTEDLGLRAPGYISLFGRQGADIYYSRKIGDLFVAFLLDSGHLRPHAGAQTEWLAAEMAAHKDVKYKFAAYHVPLYPAHRPYDGEGSALGRVHWGPLFDQFGLTVGLEHHDHVMKRTKPIRNGQVAEQGTVYVGDGCFGRDPREIDPQLRWYNNVEAAAAHFWVIDVAEAGLKFKAIDAAGATRDEFGLP, from the coding sequence ATGAATTCAATACGAAATCTTGCCTGCCTCACGCTGCTGGCCCTGGCGCTTCTGGCCGCGGGCGCGTCGCACGGCGAACCGCTCCACACCTACCTGACGTATTCGGGCGCCCCGGAGACCTCTGTCGATATCAATATCATTCTGCCCAAAGAGGCGGAGTCCGTGGACGTCTATTACGACACGGAGGCGCGCGCGGAAGCCTCGGCCTATGCCCACCATGTCAAGGCGGAGTATGTCCAGACCCCGATGGAACTGAGCGACCGACGCATGGTGTATGTGGCCGCTCTCAAAGATCTCACGCCGGGAACGGTATACCACTTCATGACCAGCGACGAGGTCGGCGGTCCATCCAAGCCGCGGAAGTTTCGCACGCTTCCGGGCGGCACGGCTCCCTTTCGCTTCGTGAACGGCGGCGACATGGGTGTGGAAGGCGCGGTGATTCCCCTGCTCACACTGGCGGGCAAGCAGGACCCGGATTTTGCGCTGATCGGTGGCGACATTGCCTATGAGAACGGCCTCATCGGCGGTTTTGCCACGTGGGACACGTGGCTGAAGAACTGGGATACGCTGATGGTAACGACGGACGGCCGCATGATCCCCATCATCACCGCGATCGGCAATCACGAGACCAACCGCTACAATACGGAGGATCTGGGGCTGCGTGCGCCGGGCTACATCAGCCTCTTCGGGCGCCAGGGCGCGGATATTTACTATTCGCGCAAGATTGGGGATCTGTTTGTGGCCTTTCTGCTGGATTCCGGCCACCTCCGCCCCCATGCGGGCGCACAGACGGAGTGGCTGGCGGCGGAAATGGCCGCGCACAAGGATGTGAAGTACAAGTTCGCGGCCTACCACGTGCCCCTCTATCCGGCTCACCGCCCCTATGATGGCGAGGGTTCGGCCCTCGGCCGGGTTCACTGGGGTCCCTTGTTCGACCAGTTTGGCCTGACCGTCGGCCTGGAGCACCACGACCACGTGATGAAGCGAACGAAACCCATCCGAAACGGGCAGGTGGCGGAGCAGGGCACGGTCTACGTGGGCGATGGCTGCTTCGGCCGGGACCCCCGGGAGATCGATCCCCAGTTACGCTGGTACAACAATGTTGAGGCCGCAGCGGCCCACTTCTGGGTGATTGACGTGGCGGAAGCGGGCCTGAAGTTCAAGGCGATTGACGCGGCCGGGGCCACGCGCGACGAGTTCGGCCTTCCCTGA
- a CDS encoding aldo/keto reductase, translating into MKTYHLANTDLEVSRIAYGCMALGGSWDSAPFGDGEVKRAIDLVSIAVEAGINFFDHADIYARGKSEEVFAEVLRALPGLRERIVIQSKCGIRFPDTPEAGTPGRYDFSHDHIVGSAEAILGRLGIEQLDILLLHRPDPLMEPDEVARAFEALHGSGKVRYFGVSNFSASQVTLLQRSVAQPLVVNQLEISLLHHHLISEGIGINQTGYTYAATTGTLDYCRLHDLRVQAWTPVARGQIFEPADDAPAPVRAVAAMIGDLAESLGTSREAIALAWLLRHPAGIQPVVGTSSPERLRNACKADGVELSREAWYGLLEAVRGKPAP; encoded by the coding sequence ATGAAAACGTATCATCTGGCCAACACGGACCTCGAAGTCTCCCGCATCGCCTATGGCTGCATGGCTCTGGGCGGAAGCTGGGACAGCGCGCCCTTTGGCGATGGGGAGGTGAAGCGGGCCATTGATCTAGTTTCGATTGCGGTGGAGGCAGGGATTAACTTCTTCGACCATGCGGACATCTATGCGCGGGGAAAATCCGAGGAGGTATTCGCCGAGGTGCTGCGGGCGCTGCCCGGTTTGCGCGAGCGCATCGTGATCCAGTCCAAGTGCGGCATTCGCTTCCCGGATACGCCCGAAGCGGGCACGCCGGGGCGATACGACTTCAGTCACGACCACATCGTTGGCTCTGCGGAGGCGATCCTGGGGCGTCTGGGGATTGAGCAGTTGGACATCCTCCTGCTGCACCGCCCGGATCCGCTGATGGAGCCGGACGAAGTGGCCCGGGCTTTTGAGGCGCTGCACGGGTCGGGCAAGGTGCGTTATTTCGGCGTGAGCAATTTCAGCGCGAGTCAGGTGACACTGCTGCAGCGCAGTGTGGCGCAGCCGCTGGTGGTGAACCAACTGGAGATCAGCCTGCTCCATCACCACTTGATTTCCGAGGGCATCGGCATCAACCAGACGGGATACACCTACGCTGCGACGACGGGTACGCTGGATTATTGTCGGCTCCATGACCTGCGGGTGCAGGCCTGGACACCGGTGGCCCGGGGTCAGATTTTCGAGCCCGCGGACGATGCCCCCGCTCCCGTGAGGGCGGTCGCCGCGATGATTGGGGACCTGGCGGAGTCGCTGGGAACCTCCCGCGAGGCCATCGCCCTGGCGTGGCTGCTGCGCCATCCAGCGGGAATCCAGCCGGTGGTGGGAACGTCAAGTCCGGAGCGGCTGCGCAACGCCTGCAAGGCCGACGGCGTGGAATTGAGCAGGGAGGCCTGGTACGGCCTGCTGGAGGCTGTTCGGGGCAAGCCGGCGCCCTGA
- a CDS encoding carbohydrate-binding protein translates to MLKKSPYVLAAVLAMVVLGAQAKEEKAGASKPFGGTPQTIPGVVEAEHYDEGAAGVAYHDVDPQNQGVAYRGETEVDIEKRPDASNGHGIGWVREGEWVLYTVEVKEAGAYALEIPVASNKAGGTFHIEIDGADVTGPIAIPDTGGWDKLKTVTATTIALEPGVLPMKIVMDKDGESGGIGDIDLVRFTKAAPAN, encoded by the coding sequence ATGTTGAAGAAGAGTCCCTATGTGTTGGCCGCTGTGCTGGCGATGGTTGTTCTGGGTGCCCAGGCGAAAGAGGAAAAAGCGGGGGCGTCGAAGCCCTTTGGCGGGACACCCCAGACCATCCCCGGCGTGGTGGAGGCGGAGCACTACGACGAAGGCGCGGCCGGCGTGGCCTATCACGATGTGGACCCCCAAAATCAGGGCGTGGCCTATCGCGGCGAGACCGAGGTGGACATTGAAAAGCGACCGGATGCGTCCAATGGCCACGGGATAGGCTGGGTGCGCGAGGGCGAGTGGGTGTTGTACACGGTGGAAGTGAAAGAAGCGGGCGCCTATGCGCTGGAGATCCCCGTGGCGTCGAATAAGGCGGGCGGCACCTTCCACATCGAGATCGATGGCGCAGATGTGACCGGTCCGATTGCCATTCCCGACACAGGCGGCTGGGATAAGCTGAAGACGGTCACCGCAACGACGATCGCACTTGAGCCGGGCGTACTGCCGATGAAGATCGTCATGGATAAGGACGGCGAGTCGGGTGGTATCGGCGATATCGATCTGGTGCGGTTTACGAAGGCGGCGCCCGCGAATTGA